In the Nicotiana tabacum cultivar K326 chromosome 16, ASM71507v2, whole genome shotgun sequence genome, one interval contains:
- the LOC107803855 gene encoding protein S-acyltransferase 8: protein MAKPERVYQSWKGNNKFLFDGRLIFGPDAKSLIVTFTLILVPVVTFCVFVARNLVHEFSTGSTGYAIMVLAIVFTIYVFLLLFATSTKDPGVVPRNSHPPEEVLGYDSSASNEAGGKPLPRTKQILVNGLPVKVKYCETCMLYRPPRCSHCSVCDNCVERFDHHCPWVGQCIGKRNYRCFFLFVSSTALLCVYVFSMSALYLKLLVDDYGTIWKAIKVSPASVALMAYCFVSLWFVGGLTGFHLYLICRNQTTYENFRHRGLRGDNRINVYDRGCTNNFLEVFCSRIEPSKNNFRGYVHEEALKSSKVGNIQVTEVDTSDGDRRVKVEEDLEIGDDLMKISQRRNSQDIGDIRGRGSDRSPISRSELDFGFGLESQFSSRSESRHSGW from the exons ATGGCCAAACCCGAGAGAGTGTACCAGTCTTGGAAAGGGAACAAT AAATTCTTATTTGATGGGAGGCTGATATTCGGACCAGATGCTAAGTCACTGATCGTCACCTTTACGCTTATCCTTGTCCCTGTTGTTACATTTTGCGTATTTGTTGCAAGAAATCTTGTTCACGAATTCTCAACAGGAAGTACAGGATATGCAATTATGGTCTTAGCAATTGTCTTCACAATCTAT GTCTTCTTGCTTCTATTTGCAACATCAACTAAGGATCCTGGCGTTGTTCCACGTAATTCTCATCCTCCAGAGGAAGTGTTAGGTTATGATTCTTCAGCTTCCAATGAAGCTGGTGGGAAACCTTTGCCTCGCACCAAACAAATCCTAGTCAATGGTCTGCCCGTGAAAGTTAAATATTGTGAAACATGCATGTTGTATCGTCCACCAAGATGCTCTCATTGCTCAGTATGTGATAACTGTGTGGAGCGGTTTGATCATCACTGCCCTTGGGTGGGTCAATGCATTGGAAAG CGCAACTATCGTTGCTTCTTCCTATTTGTTTCGTCAACTGCTCTCCTCTGTGTTTATGTCTTTTCCATGTCGGCGTTATATCTTAAGCTTCTTGTGGATGATTATGGAACTATTTGGAAGGCTATTAAAGTATCGCCTGCGTCAGTGGCACTGATGGCGTATTGTTTTGTTTCGCTGTGGTTTGTTGGAGGTCTCACTGGCTTCCATTTGTATCTCATATGTCGAAATCAG ACCACATATGAGAACTTTCGTCATAGAGGACTAAGAGGAGATAACAGGATCAATGTGTATGACCGAGGTTGCACGAACAATTTTCTTGAAGTATTCTGCTCAAGGATTGAACCTTCGAAAAACAATTTCCGCGGATATGTGCATGAAGAGGCATTAAAGTCTAGCAAGGTAGGAAACATTCAAGTAACGGAAGTTGATACCTCTGATGGGGATAGAAGAGTCAAGGTAGAAGAAGATCTTGAGATTGGAGATGATCTCATGAAGATATCCCAACGACGTAACTCTCAAGATATTGGAGATATTCGAGGTAGAGGAAGCGACAGGTCACCCATAAGTCGTTCTGAGCTTGACTTTGGATTTGGTCTGGAGTCACAGTTTTCGTCCAGATCAGAGAGTCGCCATTCTGGCTGGTGA